From a region of the Eulemur rufifrons isolate Redbay chromosome 7, OSU_ERuf_1, whole genome shotgun sequence genome:
- the LOC138385911 gene encoding MAP/microtubule affinity-regulating kinase 3-like, which translates to MFVTGTLPFKGDNLKEVMRHVKRGKYDIPSCVSRQCQKLLRGLMVINPLARSSVQKIMEDKWLNLGHREPLVPYRGVKKKMDDEKCIEMLQQMGYQEKDIESLKQQQPTEINATYKLLREKSVENNTGPGGTRVGRQHSMDSNPALPATAEKISNCVTIAPQLNSGPTASWHGFALKPQEQQNAPCDDCPAIRSLCIGGKLSFKTASGGSDTIIK; encoded by the exons ATGTTTGTTACCGGCACCCTCCCTTTCAAAGGGGACAATCTTAAG GAGGTAATGAGACACGTAAAAAGAGGGAAATACGACATCCCCTCCTGTGTCTCCAGACAGTGCCAAAAACTACTGAGGGGTTTAATGGTGATAAACCCACTTGCAAGAAGCTCTGTCCAG AAAATTATGGAGGACAAGTGGCTCAACTTGGGACACAGGGAGCCACTGGTGCCGTACAGGGGAGTCAAGAAGAAGATGGATGATGAAAAATGCATTG AGATGCTACAGCAGATGGGCTACCAAGAAAAAGATATTGAGTCCCTGAAACAGCAACAACCGACTGAAATAAATGCTACCTACAAGTTATTACGGGAAAAATCTGTTGAG aataacaCGGGACCTGGTGGGACGCGAGTGGGAAGACAGCATAG CATGGATTCTAATCCAGCACTGCCAGCTACTGCAGAAAAGATTAGTAACTGTGTGACCATCGCACCGCAACTCAACTCTGGACCAACAGCGAGTTGGCACGGTTTTGCTCTGAAGCCACAGGAGCAGCAAAATGCACCCTGTGATGACTGCCCTGCCATCAGAAGCCTTTGCATTGGAGGGAAACTGTCGTTTAAAACTGCAAGTGGAGGCTCTGATACCATCATTAAATAA